In Geoalkalibacter sp., a genomic segment contains:
- the rodA gene encoding rod shape-determining protein RodA, which produces MFDRRLLLNFDWTLLITVSVLAFIGIANLYSATAGWEGSGAGFYLKQLSWFGIGLMLALLICCFDYRHLEHLGFHFYIITLALLAAVLVVGKTTMGATRWLDLGFFNLQPSEIMKLVIIIAFARYFSRYGHFHGYRLRELFLPLVLLALPVVLVLKQPDLGTSLLILFIAGVMVLFAGIRRGVLVLLALLGASGAGGGWFLLHDYQKERIRTFLEPERDPLGAGYHIIQSKIAVGSGGMFGKGFMQGTQSQLSFLPERHTDFAFSVFAEEWGFSGCLVLLLLYLFLIIWGIYVARRAADRFGMFLAVGVTAMLFWHIAVNLGMVIGLLPVVGVPLPLFSYGGTSMVTTMIGTGLLLNVSMRRFMF; this is translated from the coding sequence TTGTTTGATCGCAGATTGCTGCTCAACTTCGACTGGACGCTGCTCATCACCGTGAGCGTGCTGGCGTTTATCGGCATCGCCAACCTCTATAGCGCCACGGCCGGCTGGGAGGGCAGCGGTGCGGGTTTTTACCTCAAGCAGCTTTCCTGGTTCGGCATCGGCCTGATGCTGGCCTTGCTCATCTGCTGCTTCGATTATCGGCACCTGGAACATCTGGGATTTCACTTCTACATCATCACCCTGGCGCTTCTGGCCGCGGTCTTGGTCGTCGGCAAGACCACCATGGGCGCAACGCGCTGGCTCGATCTGGGATTTTTCAACCTGCAGCCCAGTGAAATCATGAAGCTGGTGATCATCATCGCCTTCGCCCGCTATTTCAGCCGGTACGGCCATTTTCATGGTTACCGCCTGCGTGAGTTGTTTCTACCCCTGGTCCTGCTCGCGCTTCCCGTCGTTCTGGTGCTCAAGCAGCCCGATCTGGGCACTTCGCTGCTGATTCTTTTCATCGCCGGGGTCATGGTGCTCTTTGCCGGCATTCGCCGCGGCGTGTTGGTTCTTCTGGCGCTTCTGGGCGCCTCGGGGGCGGGCGGCGGATGGTTCTTGCTGCACGATTACCAAAAGGAGCGCATCCGCACCTTTCTCGAGCCCGAGCGTGACCCCCTGGGCGCCGGCTATCACATCATTCAGTCAAAAATCGCGGTGGGCTCGGGCGGCATGTTCGGCAAGGGTTTCATGCAGGGGACCCAGTCGCAGCTGTCCTTTCTGCCCGAGCGCCATACCGATTTCGCTTTTTCCGTTTTCGCCGAGGAGTGGGGTTTTTCCGGCTGCCTGGTGCTGCTGCTGCTCTATCTGTTCTTGATCATCTGGGGCATCTATGTGGCGCGGCGCGCGGCGGATCGTTTCGGCATGTTTCTCGCCGTGGGCGTGACGGCCATGCTTTTCTGGCACATCGCCGTCAATCTCGGCATGGTCATCGGGCTTCTGCCCGTGGTGGGAGTGCCGCTGCCGCTGTTTTCCTACGGCGGCACCAGCATGGTCACCACCATGATCGGCACGGGCCTGCTGCTCAACGTCAGCATGCGCCGCTTCATGTTCTGA